The DNA window tcccttgcaccttaattttgaagAACAAAATGCTCAGCATTGGGCACACAGgaaaaaacacgggcgtgtgtctcagccgtgtgtgccacacggcctagaacactggtgtgtgtcttggctgtgtgaaacttgcacctaatttggatttgaatcaattaaccacacggcctagcacacgggcatgtggcatggccatgtgtgcaagtcagagagttacacgggtcaAATAGGGCCTCCAGCACGGGCATACCTCATGGTCACACTGGTGTGTCCttagaccacatgggcgtgtgagccctgcaacttggaaaaatttttgaaatgttgcaaaaattttataagtttttgatCAAGTCCTAACTCGATTCAAATgcttgtattgggcctcgagggcccaatcAATGGACGTTATGAATGATCTTGGTAAATTAATAGTCATTTACATAAGTTATTTGTCAATGTTTCTGAATGTTTTGgcaatgctctgtaaccctgtttcggtaacggatacgggttaggggtgttacatttagtggtatcaaagctatggtttagccgattctcagattTGACGTAGCGAACACGAGTTtagatatacatgccattgtataaattgtgatagtgtgatgactcctaatcattttaaatgtgtttttcatatagtaatgtcatccaattGAGCTAAGgctgaatccgaggaagctgagagcaatgcttcagcttGAGTTCAAAGAGTTACGTTTGTGTCTAGTAGTGAAAGGCCTGTGTCTGAGGGccgaagtgaggaggcaaaacaagccttctttaaaatgatgaatgaatggtttacaaaATACTTGAGAACAAACCCTACTATACAACAGCCTCCCCCACTTGTTTCCCAACCGATTCCTAAGGTACCACAGGGTCCTAaacctgttagaattggtaagcctcaAATAGATAAAATCCGTAAACATGAGGCAGAAAAATTTAGAGCTACCGTAGATGTTGATCTAGAATGGGCTGAGTTTTGGGTAGAAAATTCTATTCGGGTTTTTGATAAATTATCTTGTACGCCTGCTGAATGTTTAAGATGTGCAGTATCTCTACAGAAAGATAcaacttaccattggtggaataccataacttcagtgGCACCGAGAGAgaatgttacatgggaattcttccaagctgaattcagGAAGAAGTATGTAAGCCAAAGAttcatggatcagaaaaagaaagaatttctagagctcaaacaAG is part of the Gossypium hirsutum isolate 1008001.06 unplaced genomic scaffold, Gossypium_hirsutum_v2.1 scaffold_538, whole genome shotgun sequence genome and encodes:
- the LOC107900099 gene encoding uncharacterized protein; translated protein: MNEWFTKYLRTNPTIQQPPPLVSQPIPKVPQGPKPVRIGKPQIDKIRKHEAEKFRATVDVDLEWAEFWVENSIRVFDKLSCTPAECLRCAVSLQKDTTYHWWNTITSVAPRENVTWEFFQAEFRKKYVSQRFMDQKKKEFLELKQVNMTVSEYKREFV